GGCCTCGCAATCGGCCGCGGCGGCGGAGGCGGCATCCGCGTCGCGCGGGCATCCTCGTGCAGCACGCGGAACGCAATGTCGCGATCGGTCGCCCGCAGCACCTCGAGCTGCGTCTTGCGGAACGTGATGGTCTTGGTGGAACGCAGGTCGTACGTGAGCTGCTGCTGGTAGACCGGCGCGGCGTTGTCGTCGAACGCTCCATTGCGGAACTCGCGGTACTCGAGCGTCACCGTGTTGCCGGTGCGGCCGCCGTACAAAAGCTGCCAGCGCACGGCATCCTGCGAGAATCCTGCAATGTACGGAACCGGCGAGAACGGCTGGATGGGAAGCGCGTCCTCGAGCCTCCAGGTCCGCCCGCGGTTCCCGCCGACCAGCTGGATGACCGGCGGATCGCACACGATGGTGCCGTCGCGGGTCGTGATGATGCCGATGCGTTCCTCGTAGAAGAACGGATTGGTCAGGATGTAGTGGCCGTCCGGGCAATCTCCACGGTATTCGAACCGCGCTGCCCATAGCCCGGCTTCTTCCGTCGGCTGCTTGTCGGTGCCGAGAACCCGGATCGGTTGTTTCAGGATGAACCCGGGCAGGATCTGCGAACCATCGGTGCGATCGATCATGACCGTGCCGGGAGTTGCCGTAAGAGTTTCACCAGGAGCGTAGTTGGAGACCGGCTCACCGACGGGCACGACCGGCGCGACTCGAGGAATCGGATAGCACGCTGCGACCAGGCCGCAGCCGGCCGCGACGAGCACTGCAAGGCGGTGTCTTCTCATTCCCGCTCGGACGTTCGCGTCGCGGCGCACCTTCATTTTTCGAAACGGCGAACGCCCTGTGTGAGCGGGACGCGCCAAGTCTGAGCCAAGGGGGTCCTGATTGAGGTGACGCGAAGCTTCGGCGATCGAAATCTCGTCTTCCATCATTTGATCCTCCGACGGCGTTTCTTCCGGACACGGACCACAATAGACGATGCTGCCGCGCGCGGACCGGGGGGACCACATGCATCAGAAAACATTCCGCAGTCGGGGCGCGCTCCGCTCGCCCTTCTCTCCCTTCGCAGCCGCAGCCGCCGCGCTGGCCGTCGGTCTCACCAGTTGGGGCGCTCCTCTCGCTTACGCATCCCAGATCATCGCCCCGAGCATTGGAGTGCCTGACACCGCGATGAGCGGTGCGACGGTCGCAACTCCGCTGACGCCGACCGCCGCCGCGTTCTCGAACCCGGCGGGGATCATGAACCTCGAGCCGGGATCGATGTCGGCCGCGTTCGGCCTCCCGGTCGGTCATTCGCGCGTGGACGCGACGATTCCGACGGGCAACTACAACACGACGTCGGATTTCGTCGCGTACGCTCCCGAGGGCGGCTCGGTGTTCGCTGCGGACTACGGCGTGCGCTGGGGCTTCGCGATCTACGGCAGCCTCGGCTCGGTTTTCGATTCGGACGCCGAGCCATCGGTGCGGGTCGAGCACGATTTCCTGTCGACACAATCGATTTCCAACGTTGCGCTGATGGCTGCCGTTCCTGCCGGCGAGCGGCTCAGCATCGGCGTCGCGCTCGCGGGAATCTACGGGCAGGCCAAGCTCCGCTACTTTCAGAACGACCAGTTCGCCTACACCGTGCGCGGCCCCGGCGTGCAGGCGATCTTCGGACTGCGCTACCGCGTCACGGACAACATTGCCCTCGGTGCGAGCTATCGCACGCCGGGAATGGTGTGGGCCGACGGCGACGATGCGCTGCCGGACGGCAACAAACAGGACGTCGATCTCGACCTCGAGCTGCCGGCCCAGGTCTTCCTCGGCATCAACGCCGATGTGACCGAAAGACTGTCGGCAGGTCTTTACGGCCGCTGGACCGACGCGAGCCGCTTCTCGCATTCGACGTTCCGCTTCGAGGATACGCCGCAGGCGAACGTCAACTTCATTCGAGCGGCCAGCGACGAGTGGAGGATCGGGGCCGGCGCCGCCTACCGCGCAACCGATACGCTCACATTGCGCGGCGGCGTCGGCCATGCCGACTCGATCGTGCCCGACACGTGGGTCTCGCCGCTGCTGATCGATTCGAACGAATGGAAGATCAGCGCAGGGTTTTCGTGGGAGATCAGCGGATGGACGGTCGACTGCACCGTCGGCCACTCGCCGACCGGCGACCGCGAAGTCTCTGCATCGGAAGCCGTGATCTTTCCCGGGCGCTATACGATCGGCGGACAGATCTACATGATCGGGCTTCGCACGACGCTGTGAGCGCCGGACTTCCGGAGCGAATTTAAACCAGGCGCGCCTCATCGCCGCGGCTTACGGTGCCGGGAGTCTCGACGCGCGCGTAGACGCCCACGTTCTGTGCGGCCTTCTGTACGACTGTCCTCAGCAACCCCGAGTCGCGCGGCAATTCGTCGACCGGATGCGTGATCATCACGCAGCGAGGACATGCCACCGTCACCTCCAGCACGGCGCTGCCGATCGCGATGCGCCGGCCCTGCCACGCCATCTCGGGGAACTCACCATCGCTGCCGTTCGTATGGATCAGCAGGTTCGGCCGGAAGCGCCGCACGTCCACGCTCGACGACGGGGCGAGCTCCTGCAGCCGGCGCAGCGAGGCATCGGTCAACAGCAGAAGCGGAAACGCATCGAAGTAGGTCCCCGGCGGCGATTCGTATTCGAAAAGCTCGGGAGGAAAGACGCTGAGGTCCGGCAGCGGCTCGCCGGCTTCGCGACCGAACACGGAGCGCAGCTCGACCTCCATGTCTTCATGATCGGGCGCGCCGCGTCGATAGTGTTCGAGGTCTTCGATCGGCCTGCGCGGCCACAGCGTCACGCTGGTTCCAACTGCCGCGCTTACTGCAGCGGCAGCACCGGCGGCGTCTGCGCGGATCGTCGTGCCGTCCGGCAGCGTGATCTCGGGCGCAGACAGCTGCGCATCGAGATATCGCGCCTTGCACAGCATCAGCGGCGCGATTTTCTTGGCGCCGCGGATGCCGCCTCGCACCTCGTCGCGAACCGCCCAGCCGCGATCTCCCGGCACGCCGAGCGCACCAAGCTCCGCGCTTTCGATGCGCTCGCCGGCCATCGATTTTACCGGATAGCGCCAGATTTCTGCGATGGTCCCGATGCTCATGCGTGCTCTCCCGGCGTGGTCGTTTCACTCGTGTTGCGGTAACTGCATCGGTTCCTGCCACGGGCGATTTGTGGCGACAAGGCGCGACACGAACATACCATCAAAGCGATTGGTCGTTGACGGTCGCTGATCAATGAAATTCTCGAGAAGGCGATGCGGCGGGCAATGAAGAGTCAGCGCATCTCGTCCAGGACCTCGCCGAGCCGGGCCGCTACGGAATCGCTGTCGAGTATGCTCGCATGGTTCTCTCCGAAGCCGCGCAGCGACCTCGCCTCCTCCTGCGCCTCCGGCCTGAGCTGACTCGCAATCGTCACGACGCCGTCACTCGATGTGCTGGCGCCGAAACCGAACAGCATGTGCCAGGCAACGTGCTCGGGAAGGCGTCGCCTTTCCTTCTTCGTCGCAGGGTCGCGGTAGAACAGGCCGTCGAGATAGGCACTCCCGGGCGCAAGGCCCCTCCAGCATTCCAGCACCACCGGGGAACGTTCCACGCCTTTGCCGGCGGACGCCATGCCGCCGAATGGTGATGAGATCGTCACCCAGGTACGCACGGCGCGCGTCGCATTGTTCTCGTAGTCCTGAAGCACGAACTCACGGCTGATGAGGCCGCCCATGCTGTGGGCAACGATCGCGGCTTTGTCGAACCGGTACTGCTCGCGCACACGCACGAAAAGCTGCGCGAGCAGGCTCGCACTGGTCTCCAGCTTCGCACCCGACGGATAGTAGTAGACCCACGCCTGGTACTTGCGGCGATCGAGACTGTCGATCAGATGCGTGAAGTCGCGCGGCGTCCCGCCGACGCCATGAACGAACAGAACGGGAATCCTGCGAGGATCGTACGGCTCGAGAAAGTAGATCCCGGGCTCGGCGTGAAGGATGAAGTCGTAGTACTTCCACATTCCTTCCTGGCCGACGGCCGGGTCGAAGCGCGGATCAGCCAGAGCCGCAACGCGGCCCGCGACGCTTCTTGCGAACAGGCTGATGCGTTTCTGATCTTCGGGGCTGCGCGGCGCGAGCTCGGCAAGGGAGAACTGCTCGCGGACGAAACGGCCGGCTTTGGGGATCACCAGATTGACGCCGCCGACCCGCTGACCTGCCGCCAGCTCGATGGCCGGTTGCTGATCCATGCGAAGCGCAGGCTCGTCGTCGTACCTGCCGTCATGGTTGGCGTCCTCGAAGGCGGCGACGCGATAGGTGCCGGCGCCGACGGCGAAGATCCACGGTCCGGGCTTCTCCGTGACGAAATGGTCGAGCAGGAAGTCGCCGTCATTGCCATGGGCGATCAGACCGATGATCAGCGGGCCCGAAGGCTTGTGGTCGGCCGAGACGGTGCCGCTCAATACCGCGGTCTCTGCGGCGAGCTTCTGCTGACCGCTTACCGCGAGCAGCGTGGAGCAGCCTGAAGCAATGACGAGCATCGCGGCCAGTCCGAGACTTCCAGCAACGCCGGAAACGGTAGTCTGCGTCACGATTGGCTGGCTCCTTGTTGAAAACGTGTGAGCGGTTCGGTCGCTCGCCTTGTTTCGCTGCAGGCAGGTGTCAGCATACGGCATGCGCCTGTTCTCTGTCCTGGTTCGCTGCATCGCAGTGATCCTGCTTCTTCCGCTCGTTCTGTGGGCTGTCGGCGTGTTTGTGTACGCGGGCCCATCCATGCCCGCCGTGGCAGATGCGTGCGCGCTCGTCGTCGCGCTGGTCGGAATCGCAGCAACCCTCGGACTGTTCATCCGGCGGCTGAGGCCCGCACTCTATGTTCTGGCAGCCTGCCTGATCGCAACCGGCCTGTGGTGGAGCAGCATCCACGCGTCGAACGATCGCCAGTGGCAGACGGATGTGTCGGTCCTGCCGTGGGCCGAAATCGACGGTGATCGCGTGGTCTTTCACAATGTACGCAACTTCGACTACCGCACGGAAACGGACTACACGCCGGCGTGGTACGACCACACCTACGACCTCGGCAAGCTCGACGAGGTCGACATCGTTGCAGTGTACTGGATGGGCGACGACATTGCCCACATCATGCTCAGCTTCGGGTTCGGCGGCGAAGATTACCTGGCGGTCTCGATCGAAACACGCAAGGAAGTCGGGGAATCGTACTCCACGCTGGCAGGATTCTTCCGCCGCTATGAGCTCTACTACGTCGTGGCCGACGAGCGCGACTCGATCCGGCTTCGGACCAACTACCGCAAGGATCCTCCGGAAGACGTCTACCTGTATCGGACCAGCACCCCGCGCGAGAACGTCCGGCGGCTGTTCCTCGACTATGTCCGCGAGATCAACGAGCTGCGCGACCACCCGAAGTTCTACAACACGCTGACGACCAACTGCACGACGAGCATCTGGATGCACACGCAGGTCAATCCCAATGCGACCCCGCTCAACTGGAAAATCCTCGCCAGCGGCCACGTGCCGTCGTACGTCTACGATATCGGACGGCTCGATTCGTCCCTGCCCTTCGAAGAGCTCCGGCGGCGTTCCCGCATCAACGACGTTGCGCATGCCGCCGACAAGGCCGCGGATTTCTCACAGCGGATCCGCGCGGGGCTTCCGCGCCCGCCAGTGACGCCATGATCCGTGCCGCCGCATCGGCTCTCTGGCTGCTGGTCGCTGTTCCGGTCGCAGCCTTCGGTCAGGAGATTCCCCCGGCAAGCAGCGCGAGCGTCGCGACGCCTTCGGCAACGGCCGCGAGCGCGTCCGCAGCCGGCTCCGCATCACCTGCACCGGCAGCCGCAGAGGATTGGATCCGTCCGGAAAACATCGCCGAGCGCGCAGACTCGCTGGCACGACGCCTCGTAACGCAGGTCATCGATCCATCGACGGTCGCGGCGATCGAGAAGATCGAAGCCGAGCTGTCCGCACTCGATCCCGAGATACGCGCAAGTCTCGACCAGGCCCATCACGTCGTGGAAGGACGTAACTCGCTGATCGCCATCCAGGACGCGCGCCGCAGCCTGCAGCAGACGTCCGCGTCGTTTCCGGCCTGGAGAAAACAGATCGACGCCGAAGCCCGTCGCGTGTCCGACGAGCTTGCCGAGCTGGACCAGGCCGCGCGCCGCTGGTCGGCCACCCGCGAGCGTCCGGAAACAGCCCAGGCCGGTGAGGCCGTGGTACGACGGGTCGCGAGCTCCCTCGATCTGCTCAAGCGCAACTCCGAGAAGTTGAAGTCCTGGCGCATTCGCATTCTCGCGCTTGCCGACCGGCTCGTCGACGACAGCGCTGCGATCAGCGATGCAAACGCTCAAGTGGAAGCCGCGAGCGTGGCCGAGGGAACGAGCCTTTTCGTTCCGGACCATCCGCCGCTGTGGCAGCGCGGACTCGGCGCGTCGCTTTCGGACGAGTTCCGCCAGATGCCCGGGCAGCTCGCCGAGTTCCGCCGCAGCACGCAGGAGTACCTCGCGCTCGATGTGCGGCCGTTCGGACTGCTGACTCTGCTCGCTGCGGTGCTGATGTTCCTGTTTCGCAGGCTTCCCGAGCACGCGGTTCAGCGAGGACGCCTGTCGGAGGTTTCGCCGGGGACCATACGTCTTCTCGAACGGCCATACGCGATGGCGCTGCTGCTCGCCCTGGCGGCCGCGCCGGTGATCCTTTCGACGGCCCCCCAGCGCGTGATGCAGGTGATCACCCTGATCGCGCTGTTCCCGGTCGCGCGCATCCTGAACGTCGTCAGTCAGAGCTCGAATCTGCCGTTGTACGGCGGGCTTTGCGCCGTTCTGGTTCTCGATCGCGTGATCGCCGCGGTAACTGCACTCCCGGCGCTGTCCCTTGCAACGTTCCTTCTGGAGCTCGCAATGGCCCTGGTTCTCGGGGCGGGCTACCGCCGCCATGTCGCCGCATCGGGCGGAAGGCCTGCTGTCACGCGCTTGCTCGACGCCGGAATGTTCGCCGTCGCATTCGCTGCGGTGGCAGAGATCGGCGGCTGGTCATCGCTGGCGGAGCTGCTCGGCCGCGGCACGCTCGTAACCACGATCATCGGCATCTACATCTACGCGGTAACTCTTTCGCTCGAAGCGCTGGCGGCGTGCGCGCTGGCCTCGCCGGCACTGCGCCGCAGCCGCTTCGTCGATCGAAACCAGGACCTGGTTCAGCACTGGACGGCGTTCGCCATCCGGTTCCTCGGGGTCGCGCTCTGGCTGCACCTGGCCCTCAGCGCGCTCGGGCTTCGAGTCCTCGTTTCCAATGCGATCACACGCGTCCTGTCGTCGGGGGTGTCCGTCGGCGCACTGTCGCTGACCATCGGCGGGATCCTGGCCTTCGCGGCAACTCTGTTGATCGCGATGCTGCTGAGCCGCATTGTCCACGAACTGCTCGAGGACGAAGTCTTTCCGCGCGCGAATCTCCCCCGGGGGATCCCGAATGCGCTGTCGACGATGGCCGGATACGCAATCTATTCGCTCGGCTTCGTCATCGCGCTCGCTGCCGCCGGAGTACAGCTCAGCCAGCTTACCATTCTGCTCGGTGGTTTCGGCGTGGGAATCGGGCTTGGCCTTCAGGACGTCGTCAAGAATTTCGCAGCCGGCCTGACGCTGCTGCTCGAGCGCCGCGTCCACGTCGGCGACACCGTGCAGATCCATGACAAGCAGGTGTTCGGACGGGTGCTTTCGATCGGAATGCGCGCGAGCGTCGTGCGCAACTGGAACGGTACCGAGGCGGTCCTTCCCAACGACAACCTGGTGTCCAATACGATCACCAACTGGACGCTGTCGGACGGCCTTCAGCGCCTCGAAATCCCGCTGCAGGTGACAACCGACAGCGCTCCCGGGTCCGTGATCGACCTGCTGCTCGGCGTCGCGCGCGCCGACAACAGGATCCTGCGGTCGCCGCCGCCTTCCGCGCTTCTCGTGCGATTCGAAGCTCGTGCGCTGCACCTCGTGCTGCACGTCTGGACAGATGAACCGTACGAAACGACTGGCCTGCTGACCAGCGAGATCGCGCTGGCAATCCACCGGGCGCTGCGGGACGGAGGGATTGCGCTTCCGGCAGCCGGGGCCTGAAGCACGCCGCCGGATCGTTGATCAGAATCTCGCGTTCGACATCGCGTTGTCGCTACAATCCCGCTAGACGACAATTGCGAGGTGGCCATGCGTTCGAAGCTGTTCTCTGTTTTCCTGTCGGCGACGTTTCTCAGTACTGCGATGCTGTCGGGCTGCTCGATCAGCCCGGTCGGCGTCCGGCGCATGGATCCGGAGGCCGTACACCGCTCTGTCACCGCGAACGCGCTGACCGAGAACAAGCCGAGCATCGACACCGTCAACGTCCTGCATCGTTACGGGCTTTTCGCAGACTTCAAGAAGACGCCAGCGCACGCGCTCGCCGAGCTTCACCGGATCGTTCTCGAAACCGACGACAACGACACGTGGTTCGCGCTGGCGGAGCTGTCGTTCCTCCACGCGGACCGCACGCACGACCGCAACTACGCGATGATGGCGGCGATCTACGCATGGTCGTATCTGTTCGGCGGCACGTCGCCGCAGCCGTTCGACCCGCGCTTCCGGCTTGCCAGCGACATCTACAATCTTGGCCTTACGCAGGGACTAGAGCCCAGCCGGAAAATCGGAGTGATCGTCCAGGCGGCGGACGTCAATCTGCCGATAGGCCACCTGGTCGTGGCGTTCGATCCGGAGTGCCTCGACTGGAACGGGCGCAAGCTGCGCGACTTCGTGCCCGTGGCCGAGCTCGAGGTGCGCGGGCTCAACAATCGCTTTCGGACGCCTGGCGTCGGTGCGCCGCTCGCCGCCAGTGCCGCCGCGCTTCACGCCGATCATGGCGACGACTTCCTTGCTCCGAAATTGAAGATTCCCGTCACCGCGCTCGTGCGCATCGAGAACGTACGCAAGCAGATCCGAAGCGGGACGATCCATGCCCGGCTCGAGCTGCACACCGATCCGAACGAGGAACACGTGCAGATCGGCGATCGCGACGTGCCGCTCGAGAAGGAGCCGAGCGCCGTACTGGCGTCGATGGTGGCCGAACAGCCCGTAATCAAACAGGAGATCCTCGCGTTCATCGGAACCGTCGTGCAGCATCAGGACAAGGGCCTGCTGGCCGCGCTGCGACCGCACGTTCGCGGACGCATTCCTGTCGTGTACGTGCACGGCACCGCGTCGAGCCCCGCGCGCTGGGCCGAGATGATCAACGTGCTCGACAACGATCCTCGACTGAACGAGGTCTACGAGCCGTGGCTTTTCACCTACAACTCCGGAAGCCCGATCATCTACTCATCCTACCTGCTGCGTCAGGCACTGACCCAGGCAGTCCAGTCGCTCGATCCGGCCGGAACAGACGACAAGCTTCGCGACATGGTCGTGATCGGCCACAGCCAGGGCGGCTTGCTCACGAAAATGACCGCCGTCGATAGCGGCGACCGTTTCTGGAAGAACGTCTCTTCCAAACGCTTCGAAGACGTAAAGCTGAGCGACGAGAACCGCGAGCTGCTGCGTTCGGTCGGATTCATCAAGCCGCTGCCGTTCGTTCGGCGCGTGGTCTTCATCTGCACCCCGCATCGCGGCAGCTACCTAGCCGCCAGCGGATGGGTGCGCTCGATCATCACGCGTCTGGTGAGCTTGCCGGCGCGCGTCACGAAGATCACCGCCAGCCTTGTGACGCTCAATCTGGACCGCGTCGACGTCACGTCGCTGCAGCGGGTGAACGCCGTCGACAACATGGCGCCGGGCAACGGGTTCATCAAAACACTGGCCGAGATCCCTGTTGCGCCCGGGATTGCGTCGAACTCGATCGTCGCAGTGCAAGGCACCGGTCCGATCGAGACGGGTGACGACGGCGTGGTCAAGTATACGAGCGCTCACATCGAAGGCGTCGAGTCGGAAAAAATCGTGCGCTCGACCCATTCGACGCAGGCCGTGCCGGAGACGATCGAGGAAGTGCGCCGCATCCTGCTCCAGCACGAGGCGTGGGTGACTGCCGGGCCGGTGAAGGTCGCGTCCCCGGCTTCGCAGGCTGCCTCGAAGCCGGGGACTGCATCTGCGGCCGCAGCGGCAGGCGGAGCTACTTCGAAATCCTTGTGACCTTCGTGCCCTGGATGCCGACGCCTGCCATCAGCCCTTTCTGGTCGAAGATGATGCCGTAGACGTCTTTCTGCAGCGTCGTGCTCGAAATATTCTTTGCGACTCCCTCGTCGACGATCACGATGCTCGGGCCGACGCCGATCTCCCAGCCTTCGCTCTTGTTGAGGTACTTGACCGCATTGTCCGTCATCAGGAAGAGCGCGTATCCGAAAGACTGCGCGCCAGCCTGCAGCCCGTACGATGCGGCAACCGAGCTGTAGTATCCCGACGGCTTCCCGCCCCTGTAAAGAACGCCCTCGCCATACTGCCCGCCGACGATGAAGCCGGCCTTGACGATGTTCGGGAAGACGAGAATCGCCTTGGCGTGCTCACCAAGCACTTTCGCAGACGGTGTCTGCTTGTAGAGGGCGGCGAGCGCGGCGGACGCATCTTCGCGAAGTCCGGGGCCGGATTCGGCGAAAGCGGCGCGCGTCGGCGCGGCGGCGGCCGCAGCCAGGACGATGGTGAATGCAATGGTGCAATGGCGAAGAGATTGAAGCATCTGGGAAATCCTCCGGTAACCGCGTCTTTCTGACTACGGTCACGCAACGACAGTCCCAAAACCGGCGGGAGGATCAAGCGGGAACGCCGTGGCGAAGGATGACTGCCGCAGAGCCCGCTGCCCTGTTTCACGCGCCGAGCAGGGAACGCAGACTCTCATAGTCCTCATGACACGCCGGGCAGTTCTCCAGATGCGCGCGAAAGCCAGGCAGCGCTGCATCGGCGTCGGTTCCGGCAAGCTGCAGATCGACGTAGCGATCGAGATGCTCGAAGCACTCTTCGCACGTCACCTCGGGCTTGTCCGAACCGAGAAGACGCGCGAGAAGCTCGCGTTCGCGGCGAGATGGTGTCTCGAAGCTCATCGCAGCTCTCCTTCGCCGGCCGCAACGTCGCCGGCCGCAACGTCGCCGGCCGCAACCAGCAGCCCTTTTTGCAGCAGAGCCTTGCGGAGTTTCCTTCGCGCATCGTGAAGGGTCTTGTAAATGGCGCCGCGGGACGTCTGAAGGCGGTCAGCCAGCACGTCGATCGGAACATCCTGCAGGGTCAGCGCGACGAGGACTCTTCGCTGGTGCGACGTTAGCTCCCCGGCGATCGCGGCGCTGACCGCGCGCATCAGCTCGGTGCTTCGCGCCTGCTGATCCGGGGTCGCGCTCGAGTCGGCAATGAGTGCCCAGTGGTCGTCGTCGGCAGGAATCTCACGGCCCTGCCATGCACGGCGGCGAAGCTTCACGGCAGCTTCCAGAAGCGCGAACTTGTAGGCCCACGTCGTAAAGCGGCTGTCGCCGCGATACCCGTCGAGTTTGCCGAGGACGGCCAGCAGAGCGTCGTTGGCGCTCTGCTCGGCGAGGTCGTCGTAGTCCTCGCCGCGAAGATGAGGGAGCGAGGCTCGACGGCGGTTCACCTCGAAACGCGCGGCGCGAAGCAGGAGGTCGCGCAACTCGCGGATCGCGTCGTCGCGCTCGGGCGCCTGCGCGCGCAGGCGCCGCAGCCATGCCGTCGACTCGACATCGATGCCGGCTTCGGTGACGGCACGACGAGCCTCATCAGAATTTGCAGGAATGCTCGGCACGACGGGAAGCACGACGCTATCTGACCCTGGCCATGGGTCAATTCTGCGCGCCGCGCGTCGCGCATGCGTGGACCACGCCAGTGAGCTCGAAGCCAGCCCGT
This sequence is a window from Candidatus Limnocylindrales bacterium. Protein-coding genes within it:
- a CDS encoding outer membrane protein transport protein, with amino-acid sequence MPDTAMSGATVATPLTPTAAAFSNPAGIMNLEPGSMSAAFGLPVGHSRVDATIPTGNYNTTSDFVAYAPEGGSVFAADYGVRWGFAIYGSLGSVFDSDAEPSVRVEHDFLSTQSISNVALMAAVPAGERLSIGVALAGIYGQAKLRYFQNDQFAYTVRGPGVQAIFGLRYRVTDNIALGASYRTPGMVWADGDDALPDGNKQDVDLDLELPAQVFLGINADVTERLSAGLYGRWTDASRFSHSTFRFEDTPQANVNFIRAASDEWRIGAGAAYRATDTLTLRGGVGHADSIVPDTWVSPLLIDSNEWKISAGFSWEISGWTVDCTVGHSPTGDREVSASEAVIFPGRYTIGGQIYMIGLRTTL
- a CDS encoding MOSC domain-containing protein; this encodes MSIGTIAEIWRYPVKSMAGERIESAELGALGVPGDRGWAVRDEVRGGIRGAKKIAPLMLCKARYLDAQLSAPEITLPDGTTIRADAAGAAAAVSAAVGTSVTLWPRRPIEDLEHYRRGAPDHEDMEVELRSVFGREAGEPLPDLSVFPPELFEYESPPGTYFDAFPLLLLTDASLRRLQELAPSSSVDVRRFRPNLLIHTNGSDGEFPEMAWQGRRIAIGSAVLEVTVACPRCVMITHPVDELPRDSGLLRTVVQKAAQNVGVYARVETPGTVSRGDEARLV
- a CDS encoding alpha/beta fold hydrolase, yielding MTQTTVSGVAGSLGLAAMLVIASGCSTLLAVSGQQKLAAETAVLSGTVSADHKPSGPLIIGLIAHGNDGDFLLDHFVTEKPGPWIFAVGAGTYRVAAFEDANHDGRYDDEPALRMDQQPAIELAAGQRVGGVNLVIPKAGRFVREQFSLAELAPRSPEDQKRISLFARSVAGRVAALADPRFDPAVGQEGMWKYYDFILHAEPGIYFLEPYDPRRIPVLFVHGVGGTPRDFTHLIDSLDRRKYQAWVYYYPSGAKLETSASLLAQLFVRVREQYRFDKAAIVAHSMGGLISREFVLQDYENNATRAVRTWVTISSPFGGMASAGKGVERSPVVLECWRGLAPGSAYLDGLFYRDPATKKERRRLPEHVAWHMLFGFGASTSSDGVVTIASQLRPEAQEEARSLRGFGENHASILDSDSVAARLGEVLDEMR
- a CDS encoding DUF4105 domain-containing protein, which encodes MRLFSVLVRCIAVILLLPLVLWAVGVFVYAGPSMPAVADACALVVALVGIAATLGLFIRRLRPALYVLAACLIATGLWWSSIHASNDRQWQTDVSVLPWAEIDGDRVVFHNVRNFDYRTETDYTPAWYDHTYDLGKLDEVDIVAVYWMGDDIAHIMLSFGFGGEDYLAVSIETRKEVGESYSTLAGFFRRYELYYVVADERDSIRLRTNYRKDPPEDVYLYRTSTPRENVRRLFLDYVREINELRDHPKFYNTLTTNCTTSIWMHTQVNPNATPLNWKILASGHVPSYVYDIGRLDSSLPFEELRRRSRINDVAHAADKAADFSQRIRAGLPRPPVTP
- a CDS encoding mechanosensitive ion channel domain-containing protein, whose translation is MIRAAASALWLLVAVPVAAFGQEIPPASSASVATPSATAASASAAGSASPAPAAAEDWIRPENIAERADSLARRLVTQVIDPSTVAAIEKIEAELSALDPEIRASLDQAHHVVEGRNSLIAIQDARRSLQQTSASFPAWRKQIDAEARRVSDELAELDQAARRWSATRERPETAQAGEAVVRRVASSLDLLKRNSEKLKSWRIRILALADRLVDDSAAISDANAQVEAASVAEGTSLFVPDHPPLWQRGLGASLSDEFRQMPGQLAEFRRSTQEYLALDVRPFGLLTLLAAVLMFLFRRLPEHAVQRGRLSEVSPGTIRLLERPYAMALLLALAAAPVILSTAPQRVMQVITLIALFPVARILNVVSQSSNLPLYGGLCAVLVLDRVIAAVTALPALSLATFLLELAMALVLGAGYRRHVAASGGRPAVTRLLDAGMFAVAFAAVAEIGGWSSLAELLGRGTLVTTIIGIYIYAVTLSLEALAACALASPALRRSRFVDRNQDLVQHWTAFAIRFLGVALWLHLALSALGLRVLVSNAITRVLSSGVSVGALSLTIGGILAFAATLLIAMLLSRIVHELLEDEVFPRANLPRGIPNALSTMAGYAIYSLGFVIALAAAGVQLSQLTILLGGFGVGIGLGLQDVVKNFAAGLTLLLERRVHVGDTVQIHDKQVFGRVLSIGMRASVVRNWNGTEAVLPNDNLVSNTITNWTLSDGLQRLEIPLQVTTDSAPGSVIDLLLGVARADNRILRSPPPSALLVRFEARALHLVLHVWTDEPYETTGLLTSEIALAIHRALRDGGIALPAAGA
- a CDS encoding alpha/beta hydrolase; its protein translation is MRSKLFSVFLSATFLSTAMLSGCSISPVGVRRMDPEAVHRSVTANALTENKPSIDTVNVLHRYGLFADFKKTPAHALAELHRIVLETDDNDTWFALAELSFLHADRTHDRNYAMMAAIYAWSYLFGGTSPQPFDPRFRLASDIYNLGLTQGLEPSRKIGVIVQAADVNLPIGHLVVAFDPECLDWNGRKLRDFVPVAELEVRGLNNRFRTPGVGAPLAASAAALHADHGDDFLAPKLKIPVTALVRIENVRKQIRSGTIHARLELHTDPNEEHVQIGDRDVPLEKEPSAVLASMVAEQPVIKQEILAFIGTVVQHQDKGLLAALRPHVRGRIPVVYVHGTASSPARWAEMINVLDNDPRLNEVYEPWLFTYNSGSPIIYSSYLLRQALTQAVQSLDPAGTDDKLRDMVVIGHSQGGLLTKMTAVDSGDRFWKNVSSKRFEDVKLSDENRELLRSVGFIKPLPFVRRVVFICTPHRGSYLAASGWVRSIITRLVSLPARVTKITASLVTLNLDRVDVTSLQRVNAVDNMAPGNGFIKTLAEIPVAPGIASNSIVAVQGTGPIETGDDGVVKYTSAHIEGVESEKIVRSTHSTQAVPETIEEVRRILLQHEAWVTAGPVKVASPASQAASKPGTASAAAAAGGATSKSL
- a CDS encoding lipid-binding SYLF domain-containing protein, encoding MLQSLRHCTIAFTIVLAAAAAAPTRAAFAESGPGLREDASAALAALYKQTPSAKVLGEHAKAILVFPNIVKAGFIVGGQYGEGVLYRGGKPSGYYSSVAASYGLQAGAQSFGYALFLMTDNAVKYLNKSEGWEIGVGPSIVIVDEGVAKNISSTTLQKDVYGIIFDQKGLMAGVGIQGTKVTRISK
- a CDS encoding sigma-70 family RNA polymerase sigma factor, which codes for MLPVVPSIPANSDEARRAVTEAGIDVESTAWLRRLRAQAPERDDAIRELRDLLLRAARFEVNRRRASLPHLRGEDYDDLAEQSANDALLAVLGKLDGYRGDSRFTTWAYKFALLEAAVKLRRRAWQGREIPADDDHWALIADSSATPDQQARSTELMRAVSAAIAGELTSHQRRVLVALTLQDVPIDVLADRLQTSRGAIYKTLHDARRKLRKALLQKGLLVAAGDVAAGDVAAGEGELR